TGAGGACCGCGATGTCGCCCAGCATGGCCTTGCGCCGGTCACCGAACCCGGGGGCCTTGACCGCGACGCTCTTGAACGTGCCGCGGATCTTGTTGACCACCAGGGTGGCCAGGGCCTCGCCGTCGACGTCCTCGGCGATGACCACCAGCGGGCGGCCCGACTGGATCACCTTCTCGAGCAGCGGCAGCAGGCTCTGGGCCGACGAGATCTTCTGGTTGGCGATCAGGATGTAGGGGTCCTCGAAGACCGCTTCCATGCGGTCCTGGTCGGTCACGAAGTAGGGCGAGATGTAGCCCTTGTCGAACTGCATGCCCTCGGTGAACTCGAGCTCGATGCCGAAGGTCTGCGACTCGTCGACGGTGATGACCCCGTCCTTGCCCACCTTGTCCATGGCCTCGGCGATGACCTGGCCGATCTCGGGGTCCTGGGCCGAGATGGTCGCCACCGACGCGACCTCTTCCTTGGTCTCGATCTCGCGCGCCTGGTTGCGGAGGTTCTCGGCGACGGCCTCGACGGCCTTCTCGATGCCGCGCTTCAGCGCCATCGGGCTGGCGCCGGCGGCCACGTTGCGCAGGCCCTCGTGGACCAGCGACTGGGCCAGCACGGTGGCGGTGGTGGTGCCGTCACCGGCCACGTCGTTGGTCTTGGTCGCGACCTCCTTGGCGAGCTGGGCGCCCAGGTTCTCTTGGTGGTCCTCGAGCTCGATCTCCTTGGCGATGGTGACGCCGTCGTTGGTGATCGTGGGGGCGCCCCACTTCTTGTCGAGCACGACGTTGCGGCCCCGAGGCCCCAGCGTGACCCGTACCACGTTGGCGAGCTTGTCGACGCCGGCCTCGAGCGAGCGGCGGGCGTCGGCGCTGAACACCAGTTCCTTGGCCATTGCTTTCCTTCCCTTGACAGCCCTGGGCGCGAACCCGGCCCCGGCGGCGAGGAACGCGGACGGGCCGGCGGCGACGCTCGCGGTGCGGAGCGGTCGGCGCCGGCCCGGTACCCTTCCGGGTCCTTACTTGAGGACGATGGCGAGGACGTCGCGGGCGGAGAGGATGAGGTAGTCCTCGCCGCCGAGCTTGACCTCGGTGCCGCCGTACTTGGAGTAGATGACGGTGTCGCC
The sequence above is a segment of the Actinomycetes bacterium genome. Coding sequences within it:
- the groEL gene encoding chaperonin GroEL, whose amino-acid sequence is MAKELVFSADARRSLEAGVDKLANVVRVTLGPRGRNVVLDKKWGAPTITNDGVTIAKEIELEDHQENLGAQLAKEVATKTNDVAGDGTTTATVLAQSLVHEGLRNVAAGASPMALKRGIEKAVEAVAENLRNQAREIETKEEVASVATISAQDPEIGQVIAEAMDKVGKDGVITVDESQTFGIELEFTEGMQFDKGYISPYFVTDQDRMEAVFEDPYILIANQKISSAQSLLPLLEKVIQSGRPLVVIAEDVDGEALATLVVNKIRGTFKSVAVKAPGFGDRRKAMLGDIAVL